In one window of Pseudomonas benzenivorans DNA:
- a CDS encoding NAD(P)H-dependent flavin oxidoreductase produces the protein MWRDTEVSRRLQLAAPIIQGPFGSGLSSVALTAAVSEAGGLGSFGVHHLDGAAIGQTAAAIRARTAKPFALNLWLPHPSEQHELEADEFDAALAPFRPYFAELGLEPPPPAAAPWPSYEEQLEAVLQARPAVFSFVYGVPSAEALEQCRRLGILTLGTATTVAEAQALEAAGVDMLVASGCEAGGHRVAFLRPPEDGLIGGLALIPQVVDAVRIPVIAAGGIADGRGIAAALCLGAQGVQIGTAFLACRESGASELHRQALFTPQAADTALTRAFSGRLARGLRNRLLTELATHQARLPGYPVQGQFAAALKPAALAQGRDDLLALWCGQAAALLEQRDAGALWHSLLAQTDRLLGR, from the coding sequence ATGTGGCGCGATACCGAAGTTTCCCGGCGCCTGCAGCTGGCGGCGCCGATCATCCAGGGGCCGTTCGGCAGCGGCCTGTCCTCGGTGGCACTGACCGCGGCGGTGAGCGAGGCCGGCGGCCTCGGCTCGTTCGGCGTGCACCACCTGGACGGCGCGGCCATCGGGCAGACCGCGGCGGCCATCCGCGCGCGCACGGCCAAGCCCTTCGCCCTCAACCTCTGGCTGCCCCACCCCAGCGAGCAGCACGAGCTGGAGGCGGACGAATTCGACGCCGCCTTGGCGCCGTTTCGCCCCTACTTCGCCGAGCTGGGCCTGGAGCCGCCGCCCCCCGCGGCGGCCCCCTGGCCGAGCTACGAGGAGCAGCTGGAGGCCGTGCTGCAGGCGCGCCCGGCGGTGTTCAGCTTCGTCTACGGGGTGCCGAGCGCCGAGGCACTGGAGCAGTGCCGCCGCCTCGGCATCCTGACCCTGGGCACGGCCACCACGGTGGCCGAGGCCCAGGCCCTGGAGGCGGCCGGGGTGGACATGCTGGTGGCCAGCGGCTGCGAGGCTGGCGGCCACCGGGTGGCCTTCCTGCGCCCGCCCGAGGACGGCCTGATCGGCGGCCTGGCGCTGATCCCCCAGGTGGTGGACGCGGTGCGCATCCCGGTGATCGCCGCCGGCGGCATCGCCGATGGCCGCGGCATCGCCGCCGCCCTGTGCCTGGGTGCCCAGGGCGTGCAGATCGGCACCGCCTTCCTCGCCTGCCGCGAGTCCGGCGCCAGCGAGCTGCACCGCCAGGCCCTGTTCACCCCCCAGGCCGCCGACACGGCGCTGACCCGCGCCTTCAGCGGGCGTCTGGCCCGGGGCCTGCGCAACCGCCTGCTGACGGAGCTGGCCACGCACCAGGCGCGCCTGCCCGGCTACCCGGTCCAGGGCCAGTTCGCCGCGGCGCTCAAGCCGGCGGCCCTGGCCCAGGGCCGCGACGACCTGCTGGCGCTCTGGTGCGGCCAGGCCGCCGCCCTGCTCGAACAGCGCGACGCCGGCGCCCTGTGGCACAGCCTGCTGGCCCAGACCGACCGCCTGCTGGGCCGCTGA
- the speB gene encoding agmatinase — protein MDHSFDNDQAITRDSLYGTAAEPTYAGITSFMRRRYTRDLRGVDLAISGVPFDTATTNRPGCRFGPRAIRAASVQSAWARHFPWEFDPFDLLACVDYGDCYFDHGRPEAVPAAIQAHAEQILEAGCALLTLGGDHFISYPLLKAHAKQHGPLALIHFDAHSDTWPDEEGARIDHGTMFYHAAREGLVDPAHSVQVGLRTTNDDVMGFQVLDAREVHRSTPAQIAERIRARVGEQPVYLTFDIDCLDPAFAPGTGTPVCGGLSSHQALEILRGLRGINLVGMDVVEVAPPYDNAEVTALAGATLAMEMICLYAARHKRGER, from the coding sequence ATGGATCACAGCTTCGACAACGACCAGGCCATCACCCGCGACAGCCTCTACGGCACCGCCGCCGAGCCGACCTACGCCGGCATCACCAGCTTCATGCGCCGCCGTTATACGCGGGATTTGCGTGGGGTGGATCTGGCCATCAGCGGGGTGCCCTTCGACACCGCCACCACCAACCGGCCCGGCTGCCGCTTCGGCCCGCGGGCGATCCGCGCCGCCTCGGTGCAGTCGGCCTGGGCCCGGCATTTCCCCTGGGAGTTCGACCCCTTCGACCTGCTGGCCTGCGTCGACTACGGCGACTGCTACTTCGACCACGGCCGCCCCGAGGCGGTGCCGGCGGCGATCCAGGCCCATGCCGAGCAGATACTCGAGGCCGGTTGCGCGCTGCTGACCCTGGGCGGCGACCACTTTATCAGCTACCCGCTGCTCAAGGCCCACGCCAAGCAGCACGGGCCCCTGGCACTGATCCACTTCGACGCCCACAGCGACACCTGGCCGGACGAGGAGGGTGCGCGCATCGACCACGGCACCATGTTCTACCACGCCGCCCGCGAGGGCCTGGTGGACCCGGCGCACTCGGTGCAGGTCGGCCTGCGCACCACCAACGACGACGTCATGGGCTTCCAGGTGCTGGATGCCCGCGAAGTACATCGCAGCACGCCGGCGCAGATCGCCGAGCGCATCCGCGCCCGGGTCGGCGAGCAGCCGGTGTACCTGACCTTCGACATCGACTGCCTCGACCCGGCCTTCGCCCCCGGCACCGGCACCCCGGTGTGCGGCGGCCTGTCCAGCCACCAGGCGCTGGAGATACTGCGCGGCCTGCGCGGCATCAACCTGGTGGGCATGGACGTGGTGGAGGTGGCGCCGCCCTACGACAACGCCGAGGTCACCGCCCTGGCCGGCGCCACCCTGGCCATGGAGATGATCTGCCTGTACGCCGCCCGGCATAAGCGCGGCGAGCGCTAG
- a CDS encoding polyamine ABC transporter substrate-binding protein has protein sequence MRLAASVLLLVCALPLQAEERVLNIYNWADYVAPQALERFQRESGIRVKYDTFDSTEVLDSKLLTGGSGYDVVFPPSSGLARAIKAKALQPLGTLRNAGNLDPELLAKLARVDPGNRYGVPYTWGTVGLGLNRQAVERRLPGVALDSLDLLFKPEFAGKLKDCGIAVLDSPQEVVAIALNYLGRAPYSNAAADLEAVQQLLARLQPNLRYVGSGRHIDDLAKGEICLALTYTGDAGMAAARAAEAQQPFEVLFRIPREGTLIWFDTMAIPVDAPHPEAARAFIDFMLQPEAIAELTNELYFANANAAATPLLDEAVRGDPDIYPPAAVRAKLFPEQIQPLKQQRQRTRLWTAFRTQY, from the coding sequence ATGCGTCTAGCTGCGAGCGTGTTGCTCCTGGTCTGTGCCCTGCCGCTGCAGGCCGAGGAGCGGGTGCTGAATATCTACAACTGGGCCGACTATGTGGCGCCCCAGGCGCTCGAGCGCTTCCAGCGCGAGAGCGGCATCCGCGTCAAGTACGACACCTTCGACAGCACCGAGGTGCTCGACAGCAAGCTGCTCACTGGCGGCAGCGGCTACGACGTGGTGTTCCCGCCGTCCAGCGGCCTGGCGCGGGCGATTAAGGCCAAGGCGCTGCAGCCGCTCGGCACGCTGCGCAATGCCGGCAACCTCGACCCCGAGCTGCTGGCCAAGCTGGCCCGGGTCGACCCGGGCAACCGCTACGGCGTGCCCTACACCTGGGGCACCGTAGGCCTGGGCCTCAACCGCCAGGCGGTGGAGCGGCGGCTGCCCGGCGTGGCGCTGGACAGCCTCGACCTGCTGTTCAAGCCCGAATTCGCCGGCAAGCTCAAGGACTGCGGCATCGCCGTGCTGGACTCGCCCCAGGAGGTGGTCGCCATCGCCCTCAACTACCTGGGCCGGGCCCCCTACAGCAACGCCGCCGCCGACCTCGAGGCGGTGCAGCAGCTGCTCGCCCGGTTGCAGCCGAACCTGCGCTACGTCGGCAGCGGCCGGCATATCGACGACCTGGCCAAGGGCGAGATCTGCCTGGCACTGACCTACACCGGCGATGCCGGCATGGCCGCGGCCCGCGCCGCCGAGGCGCAGCAGCCGTTCGAGGTGCTGTTCCGCATTCCCCGGGAGGGCACGCTGATCTGGTTCGACACCATGGCCATACCGGTGGATGCGCCCCATCCCGAGGCGGCCCGCGCCTTCATCGACTTCATGTTGCAGCCCGAGGCCATCGCCGAGCTGACCAACGAGTTGTATTTCGCCAACGCCAATGCCGCCGCCACGCCCCTGCTGGACGAGGCGGTGCGCGGCGACCCGGACATCTACCCGCCGGCCGCGGTGCGCGCCAAGTTGTTCCCGGAGCAGATCCAGCCGCTCAAGCAGCAGCGCCAGCGCACCCGCCTGTGGACCGCCTTCCGCACCCAGTATTGA
- a CDS encoding LysR family transcriptional regulator, with amino-acid sequence MLSQVRDLDLQLLRLFLTVVESGGFSAAQGELGIGQSTISTQMAKLETRLGFRLCERGKSGFRLTPKGEQVLLAARKLFAALETFRGEAQGMADKLLGSLSIGLSEALDDDVLARVGAAIGAFRRRNQEVQIELISAMPAELERRLLQDQLQLAIGYFSGAQAALDYRLLFEERQALYCAAEHPLFVRAEVRPEQLRDADGVHHPYRYILPDEPWQAAASSARSEQVEGTLAFVLSGAHIGYLPRHIAAPWEARGRLRALLPEEFGFSVQFRLASHRGRQPSEAQLAFVDDLLGAFAPRFCTKSRCR; translated from the coding sequence ATGCTCAGCCAAGTCCGCGACCTCGACCTGCAACTGCTGCGCCTGTTCCTCACCGTGGTGGAGAGCGGCGGCTTCAGCGCCGCCCAGGGCGAGCTGGGCATCGGCCAGTCGACCATCAGCACGCAGATGGCCAAGCTGGAGACGCGCCTGGGTTTTCGCCTGTGCGAACGGGGCAAGTCGGGCTTTCGCCTGACCCCCAAGGGCGAGCAGGTGCTGCTCGCCGCGCGCAAGCTGTTCGCCGCCCTCGAGACCTTCAGGGGCGAGGCCCAGGGCATGGCCGACAAGCTGCTCGGCTCGCTCAGCATCGGCCTGTCCGAGGCCCTCGACGACGACGTGCTGGCGCGGGTCGGCGCCGCCATCGGCGCCTTTCGCCGGCGCAACCAGGAGGTGCAGATCGAGCTGATCAGCGCCATGCCCGCCGAACTGGAGCGGCGCCTGCTGCAGGACCAGCTGCAGCTGGCCATCGGCTACTTCTCCGGCGCCCAGGCCGCGCTGGACTACCGCCTGCTGTTCGAGGAGCGCCAGGCCCTGTACTGCGCCGCCGAGCACCCCCTGTTCGTCCGGGCCGAGGTCAGGCCCGAGCAGCTGCGGGACGCCGACGGCGTGCACCACCCCTACCGCTACATCCTCCCCGACGAGCCCTGGCAGGCCGCCGCCAGCAGCGCGCGCAGCGAACAGGTCGAGGGCACCTTGGCCTTCGTCCTGTCCGGCGCCCATATCGGCTACCTGCCCCGGCACATCGCCGCCCCCTGGGAGGCCCGGGGCCGACTGCGTGCCCTGCTGCCCGAGGAATTCGGCTTCAGCGTGCAGTTCCGCCTGGCCAGCCACCGCGGGCGGCAGCCGAGCGAGGCGCAGCTAGCCTTCGTCGACGACCTGCTGGGCGCCTTCGCTCCTAGGTTCTGTACGAAAAGTCGGTGCAGGTAG
- a CDS encoding IS5 family transposase (programmed frameshift) codes for MARRYELPDAAWELIKDLVSPEQKMGRPRSDDRLVLNGIFWILCSGAAWRDLPERFGPWSTVYQRFRDWRDDGTFERVLERLHVRLNQEGLIDLDTWMIDSTAVRATRASSGAGKKGGPEEPVDHALGRSRGGLTTKIHLICDANGIPLRFMLTPGQASDIAHAQPLLEQVRIPGKSGRPRKRCRWLLADKGYDAEHLRQYCDRYRMQPVIPQRTMKRKPKPGLPRLFDRPKYRQRNIIERMFGWLKESRRIGTRYDKLARSFGAMVTLACTLRCLRQYFSYRT; via the exons ATGGCAAGGCGCTACGAACTCCCGGATGCGGCCTGGGAGTTGATCAAGGATCTGGTTTCCCCGGAACAGAAGATGGGCCGGCCTCGCAGTGATGATCGGCTGGTGCTCAACGGCATCTTCTGGATCCTCTGCTCGGGAGCCGCCTGGCGTGATCTGCCGGAACGTTTCGGCCCGTGGTCAACGGTGTATCAACGGTTCCGTGACTGGCGAGACGATGGCACGTTTGAGCGAGTACTTGAGCGATTGCACGTCCGGTTGAATCAGGAAGGCCTGATTGATTTGGATACGTGGATGATCGACTCCACCGCGGTGCGCGCAACCCGAGCCTCTTCTGGCGCCGGGA AAAAAGGGGGGCCAGAAGAACCGGTAGACCATGCCTTGGGACGTAGCCGAGGCGGCCTGACTACCAAGATTCACCTGATCTGCGATGCCAATGGGATACCTCTTCGCTTCATGCTGACACCGGGGCAAGCCAGCGACATTGCACATGCTCAGCCGCTCTTGGAGCAGGTGCGTATCCCCGGAAAGTCGGGACGGCCTCGCAAGCGTTGTCGTTGGTTACTGGCCGACAAAGGTTACGACGCCGAGCATCTGCGCCAGTACTGCGACCGCTACCGCATGCAGCCAGTGATTCCGCAGCGCACCATGAAGCGCAAACCCAAGCCAGGACTACCTCGGCTATTTGATCGCCCGAAATACCGGCAACGGAACATCATCGAGCGGATGTTTGGCTGGCTGAAAGAGAGCCGGAGAATCGGCACCCGCTACGACAAGCTCGCCAGAAGTTTTGGCGCGATGGTCACGCTGGCTTGCACGCTGCGATGCCTACGGCAGTACTTTTCGTACAGAACCTAG
- a CDS encoding DUF3313 domain-containing protein, whose product MQMKALVVTGLAAALLAGCASDTPQPAQYSGFLGDYAKLRPAQSASGAKVMRWVAADFDPQRYAAVLVEKPQFYPSPQPSPQVSQQTLDEIASYLQLALQRELAGRLRIVTRAGPDTLVLRSAISAIHLSPEGLKAYEVVPIALVAAAASTAAGTRDLDSEIFVELEARDGGDSRVVAQVVRKGHGLPLENDQTQLRLEDIRPALDAWARDARNFKP is encoded by the coding sequence ATGCAGATGAAAGCCCTAGTGGTAACCGGCCTGGCCGCAGCCCTGCTCGCAGGGTGCGCCAGCGACACCCCCCAGCCCGCGCAGTATTCGGGATTTCTCGGCGACTACGCGAAACTCCGGCCGGCGCAGTCCGCCAGCGGCGCCAAGGTCATGCGCTGGGTGGCGGCGGATTTCGACCCGCAGCGCTATGCCGCGGTCCTGGTGGAGAAACCGCAGTTCTACCCCAGTCCACAACCCAGCCCGCAGGTCAGCCAGCAGACGCTGGATGAGATCGCCAGCTATCTGCAGCTGGCGCTGCAGCGGGAGCTGGCCGGGCGCCTGCGCATCGTCACCCGGGCGGGTCCCGATACCCTGGTGCTGCGCTCGGCGATCAGCGCCATCCACCTCTCGCCCGAAGGCCTCAAGGCGTACGAGGTGGTACCCATCGCCCTGGTCGCCGCCGCCGCCAGCACGGCCGCCGGCACGCGAGACCTGGACAGCGAGATCTTCGTCGAGCTGGAGGCGCGGGATGGCGGCGACAGCCGCGTGGTCGCCCAGGTGGTGCGCAAGGGCCATGGCCTGCCGCTGGAGAACGACCAGACCCAGCTGCGCCTGGAGGACATCCGCCCGGCCCTGGACGCCTGGGCCCGGGATGCGCGCAACTTCAAGCCCTAG
- a CDS encoding DUF3302 domain-containing protein yields MLDYFALGLLVFVGLVLFYGIIVIHDIPYEIAARRQHPHQDAIHVAGWVSLFTLHLIWPFLWIWATLYRQDRGWGFAQTPAEGERLGQLEAQLAELRQRVSALEQPAASGAASPDEPEA; encoded by the coding sequence ATGCTGGACTACTTCGCCCTCGGCCTGCTGGTTTTCGTCGGCCTGGTATTGTTCTACGGCATCATCGTCATCCACGACATCCCCTACGAGATCGCAGCCAGGCGCCAGCATCCCCACCAGGATGCGATCCACGTGGCCGGCTGGGTCAGCCTGTTCACCCTGCACCTGATCTGGCCCTTCCTGTGGATCTGGGCCACGCTGTATCGCCAGGACCGCGGCTGGGGCTTCGCCCAGACGCCGGCGGAGGGGGAACGGCTCGGCCAACTCGAGGCCCAACTGGCCGAGCTGCGCCAGCGGGTCAGCGCCTTGGAACAGCCTGCTGCCAGCGGCGCTGCCAGCCCCGACGAGCCGGAGGCCTGA
- a CDS encoding HlyD family secretion protein: protein MDLLLILTYAALCTAIFKLFRIPLNKWSVPTAFLGGVVLIGTLIFLMNYNHPYSETSRLYFVSTPVIPVVSGQVVEVPVQPNQPLEKGDVLFRIDPLPFDNRVKSLKAQVTAAKADLYRASTLAKRGMGNRRDVDVLSARVNDLQAQLGIAQYELEHSVVRAPSRGFVTHVSLRPGMYAARLPLRPSMVFIPAEGHYYTAWMRQNSLLRLRVGDEAEVAFDGIPGKVFSARVKQVLTVIAEGQVQPSGNLTGFNGAQPPGRVPVNIEITDPQFAAYSAAIPGGAYAQTAIYSQHFQHVAVMRKILLRMSAWMNYIFPFH, encoded by the coding sequence ATGGACCTGTTGCTGATCCTGACCTATGCGGCGCTGTGCACCGCGATCTTCAAGCTCTTCCGCATCCCGCTGAACAAGTGGAGCGTACCCACCGCGTTCCTCGGCGGGGTGGTGCTGATCGGGACGCTGATCTTCCTGATGAACTACAACCATCCCTACTCGGAAACCAGCCGCCTGTATTTCGTCTCGACGCCGGTGATTCCGGTGGTCAGCGGCCAGGTGGTGGAAGTGCCGGTGCAGCCCAACCAACCGCTGGAAAAGGGCGACGTGCTGTTCCGCATCGACCCGCTGCCCTTCGACAATCGGGTGAAATCCCTCAAGGCCCAGGTCACCGCGGCCAAGGCCGATCTCTACCGAGCCAGCACCCTGGCCAAGCGCGGCATGGGCAACCGCCGCGACGTCGACGTGCTGAGCGCCCGGGTCAACGACCTGCAGGCGCAGCTCGGCATTGCTCAGTACGAGCTCGAGCACAGCGTGGTGCGAGCGCCGAGCCGCGGCTTCGTCACTCACGTCTCGCTGCGCCCGGGCATGTATGCGGCCAGGCTGCCGCTGCGCCCGTCCATGGTCTTCATCCCGGCCGAGGGTCACTACTACACGGCCTGGATGCGCCAGAACAGCCTGCTACGCCTGCGCGTCGGAGACGAGGCGGAGGTGGCCTTCGATGGCATCCCCGGCAAGGTCTTCTCCGCCAGGGTGAAACAGGTGCTCACGGTGATCGCCGAGGGGCAGGTTCAGCCCTCGGGTAACCTGACCGGCTTCAACGGTGCGCAGCCGCCGGGGCGGGTGCCGGTCAACATCGAGATCACCGATCCGCAGTTCGCCGCCTACAGCGCCGCCATACCGGGCGGCGCCTATGCGCAAACGGCGATCTACAGCCAGCACTTCCAGCACGTGGCGGTGATGCGCAAGATACTCCTGCGCATGTCGGCCTGGATGAACTACATCTTCCCCTTCCACTGA
- a CDS encoding NADPH-dependent FMN reductase — MSKVHHVAVLVGSLRKASINRKLALALAELAPASLQLEIVEIGDLPLYNEDIDGARPPEAYTAFRGKLKAADALLFVTPEYNRSVPAPMKNAIDVGSRPYGQSAFSGKPGAVLSASPGAIGGFGANQHLRQSMVFLDVPMMQQPEAYLGGAGSFFEEAGMLGDGIKPFLQKFIDAYAQWVEQHAKG, encoded by the coding sequence ATGAGCAAGGTCCATCACGTCGCCGTGCTGGTCGGCAGCCTGCGCAAGGCCTCGATCAACCGCAAGCTGGCCCTGGCGCTGGCCGAACTGGCGCCGGCCTCGTTGCAGCTGGAAATCGTCGAGATCGGCGACCTGCCGCTGTACAACGAGGACATCGACGGCGCGCGGCCGCCCGAGGCCTACACCGCCTTTCGCGGCAAGCTCAAGGCAGCCGATGCCCTGCTGTTCGTCACCCCCGAATACAACCGTTCGGTGCCGGCGCCGATGAAGAACGCCATAGACGTCGGCTCGCGCCCCTATGGCCAGAGCGCCTTCAGCGGCAAACCGGGGGCCGTGCTGAGCGCCTCGCCGGGGGCCATCGGCGGCTTCGGCGCCAACCAGCACCTGCGCCAGTCCATGGTCTTTCTCGACGTGCCGATGATGCAGCAGCCCGAGGCCTACCTGGGCGGCGCCGGCAGCTTCTTCGAGGAGGCCGGCATGCTCGGCGACGGCATCAAGCCGTTCCTGCAGAAGTTCATCGATGCCTATGCGCAGTGGGTGGAGCAGCACGCCAAGGGATGA
- a CDS encoding ion channel — MAAMHQEESFWLDATLDKREYGDLCAALELRARSGRPMPGFQLKGAELNGVNLVNHGGHHGYILHQADLYRANLQNAHLFALDLRGSSLMKADLRHANLHCADLRDCNLLGVRLDGARLDNVIWDRQLLQERKGRELAQRGNPAAALQYFQEAEETYRNLRLHLERAGLFEQAGLFFHREMVVRRLQLPRYSAQRLLSWLVDLFSGYGEKPLNVVLFSLGLIGLCGLLYFLVGVEQGGQRLGLDLGQGLLANLMDLLDCLYFSVVTFTTLGYGDISPHGLARPLAAFEAFVGSFTMALFVVVFVKKMTR, encoded by the coding sequence ATGGCCGCCATGCACCAGGAGGAAAGCTTCTGGCTGGACGCCACCCTGGACAAGCGCGAATACGGCGACCTCTGCGCCGCCCTGGAACTGCGGGCGCGCAGCGGTCGGCCGATGCCGGGCTTCCAGCTCAAGGGCGCCGAGCTGAACGGTGTCAACCTGGTCAACCACGGCGGCCACCACGGCTACATCCTGCACCAGGCCGACCTGTACCGCGCCAACCTGCAGAACGCCCACCTGTTCGCCCTCGACCTGCGCGGCAGCTCGCTGATGAAGGCCGACCTGCGCCACGCCAACCTGCACTGCGCCGACCTGCGCGACTGCAACCTGCTGGGCGTGCGCCTGGACGGCGCGCGGCTGGACAACGTCATCTGGGACCGCCAGCTGCTGCAGGAACGCAAGGGCCGCGAACTGGCCCAGCGCGGCAACCCGGCCGCCGCCCTGCAGTACTTCCAGGAAGCCGAGGAAACCTACCGCAACCTGCGCCTGCACCTGGAGCGGGCCGGGCTGTTCGAGCAGGCCGGGCTGTTCTTCCACCGCGAGATGGTGGTGCGGCGCCTGCAACTGCCGCGCTATTCGGCGCAGCGCCTGCTGTCCTGGCTGGTCGACCTGTTCAGCGGCTACGGCGAGAAACCGCTCAACGTCGTGCTGTTCTCCCTGGGGCTGATCGGCCTCTGCGGCCTGCTGTACTTCCTGGTCGGGGTCGAGCAGGGGGGCCAGCGCCTGGGGCTGGATCTGGGCCAGGGGCTGCTGGCCAACCTCATGGACCTGCTCGACTGCCTCTATTTCAGCGTGGTCACCTTCACCACCCTGGGCTACGGCGACATCAGCCCCCACGGCCTGGCCCGGCCGCTCGCCGCCTTCGAGGCCTTCGTCGGCAGCTTCACCATGGCCCTGTTCGTGGTGGTGTTCGTCAAGAAGATGACCCGCTGA
- a CDS encoding AraC family transcriptional regulator yields MDPVGKALWLIETELDQPLDLQRVAEVCGLSRFVLARTFARATGWPVMRYVRVRRLSRAAHRLAAGATDILALALEVGYGSHEAFTRAFREQFGLTPEALRASGNLGAIALQEAMRMPATTTFELSEPRFVEEGPLLVAGLGERFSVDQSQGIAALWQRFVPHIGRVPGQLGGETFGLCCNPDEDGGFEYIAGVRVGRLDRLPPGFSSLQLPARRYAVFLHRGHISTIHETFAAIFQRWLPASGLEVADAPEFERYSADFDPLAGTGRVEVWVPLAG; encoded by the coding sequence ATGGACCCTGTTGGCAAAGCCCTCTGGCTGATCGAAACCGAACTGGATCAACCCCTCGACCTGCAGCGCGTCGCCGAGGTCTGCGGCCTGTCGCGCTTCGTCCTGGCGCGGACCTTCGCCCGGGCCACCGGCTGGCCGGTGATGCGTTATGTGCGGGTGCGGCGCCTGAGCCGGGCGGCGCATCGGCTGGCGGCGGGGGCGACGGATATCCTCGCGCTGGCCCTGGAGGTCGGCTATGGCTCGCATGAGGCGTTCACCCGCGCGTTCCGCGAACAGTTCGGGCTGACCCCCGAGGCGTTGCGGGCCAGCGGCAATCTCGGTGCAATCGCTTTGCAGGAGGCCATGCGCATGCCGGCGACAACGACTTTCGAACTCTCCGAACCGCGCTTCGTGGAGGAGGGCCCCTTGCTGGTCGCCGGGCTCGGCGAGCGCTTCAGCGTCGACCAGAGTCAGGGCATCGCCGCGCTGTGGCAGCGTTTCGTGCCGCATATCGGCAGGGTGCCGGGGCAGCTGGGCGGGGAGACCTTCGGCCTGTGCTGCAACCCGGACGAGGACGGCGGCTTCGAGTATATCGCCGGGGTCCGGGTGGGCCGCCTCGACAGGTTGCCGCCGGGCTTCAGCAGCCTGCAGCTGCCGGCGCGGCGTTATGCGGTGTTTCTCCACCGCGGGCACATCTCCACCATCCACGAGACCTTCGCCGCGATCTTCCAGCGCTGGCTGCCGGCCAGCGGCCTGGAGGTGGCGGATGCGCCGGAGTTCGAGCGCTACAGCGCCGACTTCGATCCGTTGGCCGGCACCGGTCGGGTGGAGGTCTGGGTGCCGCTCGCGGGCTGA
- a CDS encoding TetR/AcrR family transcriptional regulator, giving the protein MTKTTTRDKLIQAMADALQRKGLHGVGLNELLKTAGAPKGSLYHHFPGGKSELAVAAIEHIGRRIDEFVARLFAQQPDPLQALHSWLQGALQQLQSSQFERGCPLATVALESGPEDLEIRAALEHCFATLRQALARQLHRHGHAREQADNLAALFVALYEGGLLQARVAGSTEPLRRAADALFNLARQQPPGGDAA; this is encoded by the coding sequence ATGACCAAGACCACGACCCGCGACAAACTGATTCAGGCCATGGCCGACGCCCTGCAACGCAAGGGCCTGCATGGTGTCGGCCTGAACGAACTGCTGAAGACCGCCGGTGCGCCCAAGGGCAGCCTGTACCACCACTTCCCGGGCGGCAAGAGCGAACTGGCGGTGGCGGCCATCGAGCATATCGGCCGGCGCATCGACGAGTTCGTCGCCCGCCTGTTCGCCCAGCAGCCCGATCCGCTGCAGGCCCTGCACAGCTGGCTGCAGGGCGCCCTGCAGCAACTGCAGAGCAGCCAGTTCGAGCGCGGCTGCCCGCTGGCCACGGTGGCGCTGGAAAGCGGCCCGGAAGACCTCGAGATTCGCGCCGCCCTGGAACACTGCTTCGCCACCCTGCGCCAGGCGCTGGCCCGGCAGCTGCACCGGCACGGCCACGCGCGCGAGCAGGCCGACAACCTGGCCGCGCTGTTCGTCGCCCTGTACGAAGGCGGCCTGCTCCAGGCCCGCGTGGCCGGCAGCACCGAACCGCTCAGGCGCGCCGCCGACGCCCTGTTCAACCTGGCCCGACAACAACCTCCGGGAGGAGACGCAGCATGA